A single window of Candidatus Flexicrinis affinis DNA harbors:
- a CDS encoding CRTAC1 family protein codes for MNIHLASVHRLTHVFLLLTISIVLLSAQVAAQDGVSVVSAPISPDRSCSARFAEHELDHVTDTSIRPVVMFESNGAGVSLGDLDKDGDLDIVFANLLPQITVLWNDGELRFTTQRINVQTPTRAVNTVDVDGDGWLDITLTTQLAAPMWLRSTGSLDNTGRPQFVRTPLNGVTRQAYSMAWADVDGDGDLDLVTSSYDAELEMKLRDSFMLSGRAGVTYYEQRDGQFVASRLSENAQGLVTYFFDIDGDNQLDVLVGNDFGPVDSAWLWRGEWVETEPFSIMTHSTMSYDAVDFENDGRLELYAADMMPYSHDDETMAAWGPVMESMMAHPMVEDDPQVMQNVLRTMPINVSGDLADQLGISATGWSWSSKFADFDADGLADLYVVNGMIAADLFGHLPNGELVEENQAFRNIGGRFVPAPDWALDSTASGRGMAIGDLDGDGDQDIVVNNLLSAARLFENELCGGRHILVDVGWSGTMNPQAIGTVIRLDTGVGTMTRTIRSGSGYLSGDPSVAHFGVPEGVAVERLRITWPDGASYHMHVEPEGSVSYVVDRK; via the coding sequence ATGAACATACACCTCGCATCGGTACACAGGCTGACGCACGTTTTCCTTCTTCTGACGATTTCGATTGTTCTTCTCTCTGCGCAGGTGGCGGCTCAAGACGGTGTCTCGGTCGTCTCGGCCCCGATTTCCCCGGATCGCTCATGCAGCGCGCGGTTCGCCGAACACGAGCTTGACCACGTGACCGACACCAGTATTCGCCCCGTCGTCATGTTCGAGAGCAATGGCGCCGGGGTCTCGCTCGGCGACCTCGACAAGGATGGCGATCTTGATATCGTGTTCGCCAATCTGCTGCCCCAGATCACGGTCCTGTGGAACGACGGCGAATTAAGATTCACTACTCAACGCATCAACGTACAGACGCCCACCCGCGCGGTAAACACAGTCGATGTCGACGGTGACGGCTGGCTAGATATAACGCTGACGACACAGCTCGCCGCCCCGATGTGGCTCCGTTCGACGGGTTCTTTGGACAACACGGGGCGCCCGCAGTTCGTTCGCACGCCGCTCAACGGCGTCACGCGTCAGGCGTATTCGATGGCATGGGCAGACGTGGACGGCGATGGTGACCTAGACCTCGTCACGAGCAGCTACGACGCGGAGCTCGAGATGAAACTACGCGACTCGTTCATGCTGAGCGGACGCGCCGGCGTCACCTACTACGAACAGCGTGATGGGCAGTTTGTCGCGTCGCGCCTTTCCGAAAACGCACAGGGACTCGTGACGTACTTCTTCGACATCGATGGCGACAATCAGCTCGACGTGCTGGTCGGAAACGACTTCGGGCCAGTCGATAGCGCGTGGTTGTGGCGCGGCGAATGGGTCGAGACCGAGCCGTTTTCGATCATGACGCACAGCACGATGAGCTACGACGCAGTCGACTTCGAGAACGATGGCCGGCTCGAACTCTACGCCGCAGACATGATGCCCTATTCGCACGATGACGAGACGATGGCCGCGTGGGGCCCGGTCATGGAGTCGATGATGGCGCACCCGATGGTCGAGGACGACCCACAGGTCATGCAAAACGTCTTGCGCACGATGCCGATCAATGTGAGCGGTGACCTCGCCGACCAGCTTGGCATCAGCGCCACAGGGTGGAGTTGGTCATCGAAATTCGCCGACTTCGATGCAGATGGCCTTGCCGACCTCTACGTCGTCAACGGCATGATCGCTGCTGACCTGTTTGGACACCTGCCCAACGGCGAATTGGTGGAGGAGAATCAAGCGTTTCGAAATATCGGCGGTCGATTCGTCCCAGCTCCGGACTGGGCACTGGACTCCACCGCGAGCGGACGCGGTATGGCCATCGGAGACCTCGATGGCGACGGCGATCAGGACATCGTCGTGAACAATTTGCTCAGTGCGGCCCGTCTGTTTGAGAACGAGTTGTGCGGCGGACGGCACATACTGGTCGATGTTGGATGGTCGGGCACGATGAATCCGCAAGCGATCGGTACCGTTATCCGTCTCGACACCGGCGTCGGGACGATGACGCGCACGATTCGCAGCGGGAGTGGTTACCTCTCCGGCGACCCCTCGGTCGCGCACTTCGGCGTCCCCGAGGGCGTAGCGGTTGAGAGACTTCGTATTACGTGGCCGGATGGTGCGTCGTATCACATGCATGTCGAGCCGGAAGGCTCTGTGAGTTATGTCGTGGATCGGAAGTAG
- a CDS encoding sugar ABC transporter substrate-binding protein codes for MKSIRKYSFVVLALSLMLVIGAVSAQDVTIRYWLWDTNQLPPYQTCANNFMAENPGITVEVDQLGWDDYWTGITTGFVSGDAPDVFTNHLAKYPEFVELGQIYDIQPWVERDGVATDIYYPGLADLWTKDGARYGLPKDWDTVAVIYNVAMVEAAGIDPAIFDSWTWNYEDGGDFEQVIAQLSIDANGNNGLSADFDKDNVVQYGYGGQVGNNPYGQTEWSMFTNSTGWVHNNGTWGDTYFYDDERFINTIQWWADLSLEKGYMPPYEDRSGLGSLALFQAQTLAMNIDGSWMIGSYLGSDFEVGFARLPAGPEGRKSMFNGLADSIYVGTDHPEEAWAWVKYLASEACQTVVGESGVVFPAIPSAADLSLQVRADNGIDVSAFTEQAAEEGGTFLFPITDYAGEINTIMTEAMDAVMLGQATAADILPAANDEVNSLF; via the coding sequence ATGAAATCCATTCGCAAGTACTCGTTCGTCGTCTTGGCGCTCTCCCTGATGCTGGTCATCGGCGCAGTGAGCGCGCAGGACGTCACCATCCGCTATTGGCTGTGGGACACTAACCAACTTCCGCCGTACCAGACCTGCGCGAACAACTTCATGGCCGAGAACCCGGGCATCACGGTCGAAGTCGATCAGCTCGGCTGGGATGACTACTGGACCGGCATCACGACCGGTTTTGTCTCCGGCGACGCACCCGATGTGTTCACGAATCATCTGGCGAAGTACCCGGAATTCGTTGAACTCGGTCAGATCTACGACATTCAGCCGTGGGTCGAGCGCGACGGTGTCGCGACCGACATCTACTACCCGGGTCTCGCCGACCTGTGGACGAAAGACGGCGCGCGCTACGGCCTGCCGAAGGACTGGGACACGGTCGCGGTCATCTACAACGTCGCGATGGTCGAGGCGGCGGGCATTGACCCGGCCATCTTCGACTCGTGGACGTGGAACTACGAGGACGGCGGCGATTTCGAGCAGGTCATCGCCCAGCTTTCGATCGACGCCAATGGCAACAACGGCCTGAGCGCCGACTTCGACAAGGACAATGTCGTTCAGTACGGCTACGGCGGCCAGGTTGGCAACAACCCGTACGGCCAGACCGAATGGTCGATGTTCACTAACTCGACGGGCTGGGTGCACAACAACGGCACGTGGGGCGATACGTACTTCTACGATGACGAGCGCTTCATCAATACGATCCAGTGGTGGGCCGATCTGTCGCTGGAGAAGGGCTACATGCCGCCGTACGAAGATCGCTCCGGTCTCGGTTCGTTGGCCCTGTTCCAGGCGCAGACCCTCGCGATGAACATCGACGGTTCGTGGATGATCGGCAGCTACCTCGGCAGCGACTTCGAAGTTGGATTCGCCCGGCTGCCGGCCGGTCCGGAAGGCCGCAAGAGCATGTTCAACGGTCTGGCTGACTCGATCTATGTCGGCACGGATCACCCGGAAGAGGCGTGGGCGTGGGTGAAGTACCTCGCGTCCGAGGCCTGCCAGACTGTCGTTGGCGAGTCCGGCGTCGTCTTCCCGGCTATCCCGTCTGCGGCCGATCTGTCGCTGCAGGTGCGTGCTGACAACGGCATCGACGTGAGCGCGTTTACCGAGCAGGCGGCGGAAGAGGGCGGCACGTTCCTCTTCCCGATCACCGACTACGCCGGTGAGATCAACACCATCATGACGGAAGCGATGGATGCGGTGATGCTCGGTCAGGCGACGGCCGCCGACATTCTGCCTGCCGCCAACGACGAGGTCAACAGCTTGTTCTAG
- a CDS encoding carbohydrate ABC transporter permease produces the protein MAVVTPTVPSTEDADRRALRNRRISDALTILVVGVLLVIVLFPFWWVLRTALTTPQTVFTNTSSLFPTEFTTFNFERVLGFIDPSEYVGTEGSTGVTAGQLNFFLYMRNSFIVSTLITVGQTLFSTMAAYAFARLKFPGRDVIFFLYLTGLMVPAIVVFVPNFVLVRQLDLIGTIPGIVAPFFLMTPFAVFFMRQFFLSLNKDLVEAATLDGATKLGVFWRVALPLVQGPILTLGILTFISSWNEYLWPLLVGRDESVRVLTVALGIFRQQTPQGAPDWTGLMAGTAVAIIPTMLLFIFLGRRVVDSIQFSGFK, from the coding sequence ATGGCCGTTGTTACGCCAACCGTTCCCAGCACTGAAGACGCAGATCGGCGCGCACTTCGTAACCGCCGCATCTCGGACGCGCTCACGATCCTTGTCGTCGGGGTGCTGCTTGTAATCGTGTTGTTCCCGTTCTGGTGGGTACTGCGCACCGCGTTGACCACACCGCAGACTGTGTTCACCAACACGTCATCGCTTTTTCCGACCGAGTTCACGACGTTCAACTTCGAGCGCGTGCTTGGGTTCATCGATCCGTCTGAGTACGTCGGCACGGAAGGAAGCACCGGCGTCACAGCCGGGCAGTTGAACTTCTTCCTGTACATGCGCAATTCGTTCATCGTGTCGACGCTGATCACGGTCGGTCAAACGCTGTTCAGCACGATGGCCGCGTATGCGTTTGCCCGGCTCAAGTTCCCCGGCCGTGACGTCATATTCTTCCTCTATCTCACGGGGCTTATGGTTCCGGCGATCGTCGTGTTCGTGCCGAATTTCGTACTGGTGCGTCAGCTCGACCTGATCGGTACGATCCCCGGTATCGTGGCACCGTTCTTCCTGATGACGCCTTTTGCGGTGTTCTTCATGCGCCAGTTCTTCCTGAGCCTGAACAAGGATCTGGTCGAAGCGGCGACGCTGGACGGCGCGACAAAGCTCGGCGTGTTCTGGCGTGTCGCGCTGCCGCTGGTACAAGGGCCGATCCTCACGCTGGGCATCCTCACTTTCATCAGCAGTTGGAACGAGTACCTGTGGCCGCTGCTCGTCGGGCGTGATGAAAGCGTCCGCGTACTGACCGTAGCGCTTGGAATCTTCCGTCAGCAGACGCCACAGGGCGCGCCTGACTGGACAGGACTGATGGCAGGAACCGCTGTCGCAATCATCCCGACCATGCTGCTGTTCATCTTTTTGGGCCGCCGCGTTGTCGACTCGATCCAGTTCAGCGGTTTCAAATGA
- a CDS encoding sugar ABC transporter permease translates to MTASSTSHSVLDQPSLFQRLIRLLTDHETFLAYVLILPSVIGFTIFLAVPAVRALFISFYEWNLLTPAEYVGFGNYEYLFGDSRFWGSLGTTVAYVLWNIPLQTVLAVLIAVLLDRFSVALSSILRGLVILPWLMPNVIVALLWLWILDPSIGIMNVVLNTVGIQDQPFFGSPDQALPSIAMVNIWRHVGYTAILVYAGLKTIPKSLYEAAAIDGANATRQFFGITLPLLRPVLVFVLVTSVIGSFQVFDTIAVTTGGGPVGSTRTIIYYIYEQVFERRINMGRATAASVVLFIILVGVTLLQMRYLRSNQSDLADYS, encoded by the coding sequence ATGACAGCGTCGTCTACCAGTCACAGTGTCTTGGATCAACCGTCGTTATTTCAGCGTCTGATCCGCTTGCTTACCGATCACGAGACCTTTTTGGCCTATGTGCTCATCCTGCCAAGCGTGATCGGGTTCACGATCTTTCTCGCCGTGCCGGCCGTTCGCGCGCTGTTCATCAGCTTCTACGAGTGGAATCTGTTGACCCCAGCCGAATACGTCGGGTTTGGAAACTACGAATACCTGTTTGGCGACTCGCGCTTCTGGGGCTCATTAGGGACAACCGTCGCTTATGTGCTCTGGAACATCCCGCTGCAAACCGTCCTCGCCGTGCTGATCGCGGTGTTGCTTGACCGGTTCAGTGTAGCGCTGTCGTCGATACTGCGCGGGTTGGTGATTTTGCCGTGGCTGATGCCGAACGTCATTGTGGCCCTGCTCTGGCTGTGGATCCTCGACCCGTCGATCGGGATCATGAATGTGGTCCTCAACACGGTCGGCATCCAAGATCAGCCTTTCTTCGGCTCGCCGGATCAGGCCCTTCCATCGATTGCGATGGTCAATATCTGGCGGCATGTCGGCTACACGGCCATCCTCGTGTACGCCGGCCTGAAGACCATCCCCAAGTCGCTGTATGAAGCGGCAGCGATCGACGGTGCGAACGCCACACGGCAGTTCTTCGGCATTACGCTCCCGCTGCTTCGGCCCGTGCTGGTGTTTGTGCTTGTGACGTCGGTCATCGGCTCGTTTCAGGTCTTTGACACGATCGCCGTGACTACCGGCGGCGGCCCGGTCGGCTCCACGCGCACCATCATCTACTACATCTACGAGCAGGTCTTCGAGCGTCGGATCAACATGGGCCGTGCGACTGCCGCATCGGTTGTGTTGTTCATCATCCTCGTCGGCGTCACGCTGCTTCAGATGCGGTACTTGCGCTCGAACCAGTCCGACCTTGCGGATTACAGCTAA
- a CDS encoding LacI family DNA-binding transcriptional regulator: MADASGVSQTTVSLILAGDTSINVSDTTRERVLSTATSLGYVPQAAARALVQGRSNVLALVLYDPHAQIFRDPYIPNVMTGLIDVAGKQDYRLLVERIPAGADLTIVNNLLRGRQADGVVMVNVRAKSPILSALHGDGYPIVVLDTFEEHRLPSVGIDHRGGIRALTQHLVSLGHRRIGCIPYTPIDNDHMRERFGAFRSVLESNGLEIDMSLVVSGRMDPDTGSAAMQQILAHPSPPTAIFAMNDMMALGALHACAKAGVRVPDDIAIVGYDDMRFSEFLTPALTTVRAPEIELGRAAASALLDMIEGKSNQFVYRELETELVIRASCGAAAPR; encoded by the coding sequence GTGGCAGATGCTTCCGGGGTCTCCCAGACCACCGTCTCGCTCATCCTTGCCGGCGACACATCGATCAACGTCAGCGACACTACGCGCGAACGCGTGCTTTCGACCGCGACAAGTCTGGGATACGTTCCGCAAGCCGCAGCACGCGCGCTCGTTCAAGGCAGATCGAACGTCCTCGCGCTCGTTCTTTATGACCCCCACGCACAAATCTTCCGCGATCCGTACATCCCGAACGTGATGACCGGCCTTATCGATGTTGCCGGCAAGCAGGACTACCGCTTGCTCGTAGAGCGCATCCCCGCCGGTGCGGATCTGACCATTGTCAACAACCTGCTGCGCGGCCGACAGGCTGACGGTGTGGTAATGGTCAACGTCCGCGCCAAAAGTCCGATCTTGTCGGCGCTTCACGGTGATGGCTACCCGATCGTTGTACTCGATACTTTTGAGGAGCATCGCCTGCCCTCCGTGGGCATCGACCACCGCGGGGGTATTCGCGCGTTGACCCAGCACCTCGTCTCGCTGGGACACCGCCGAATCGGCTGCATCCCGTATACCCCGATTGACAACGACCATATGCGTGAACGGTTCGGCGCGTTCCGCTCGGTCCTTGAGTCGAATGGGCTGGAAATCGACATGAGTCTCGTCGTATCGGGGCGTATGGATCCGGATACCGGATCTGCCGCGATGCAACAGATCCTCGCTCACCCTAGTCCCCCTACCGCCATCTTTGCGATGAACGACATGATGGCACTCGGCGCACTGCATGCCTGCGCGAAAGCGGGCGTAAGAGTCCCCGACGACATAGCCATCGTCGGCTATGACGATATGCGCTTCTCCGAATTCCTCACTCCCGCACTCACAACCGTCCGTGCGCCCGAAATCGAATTGGGGCGCGCTGCCGCGAGTGCACTACTTGACATGATCGAAGGCAAATCCAACCAGTTTGTCTATCGAGAGCTGGAAACAGAGTTGGTGATCCGCGCGTCATGCGGTGCGGCAGCGCCAAGGTAG
- a CDS encoding glycosyltransferase family 4 protein — protein sequence MRVKLIAKNAGEISGISNYARQLHAAYQAAGLDSSLDSPDPTPIPGWVARAAKALGYDVSAFFRSYPLTVQDASDTIVHLTSQTLGTTLTFRRPERTVITVHDILPYMLRNVPELSHYRHRAERFFDSLAMRNLNRADAIVADSAYTKHTLIDVLNISDERIHVVHLGIDHTRFRPLPAVELERKRFGLPNGAPLVLYVGSEAPRKNLSALVDAFQIVRGAHPDALLVKVGRPQFDVERQRLVEHVRRRGLADNVVFLDEVGFDDLVTLYSIADVFVLPSLYEGFGFPALEAMACGTPVVAANTSSLPELVGDAALSVDPRSPDHIADAIVRLLDSAALRADYSRRGRAHVGQFTWERTAHSTLAVYTATFGLDTAT from the coding sequence ATGCGCGTCAAACTCATCGCCAAGAACGCCGGCGAAATCAGCGGAATCTCAAACTATGCGCGACAACTGCACGCCGCGTATCAGGCGGCTGGCCTGGACTCATCGCTGGATTCGCCCGATCCGACGCCAATTCCGGGTTGGGTAGCGCGCGCTGCAAAGGCGCTCGGCTACGACGTTTCCGCGTTCTTTCGCTCGTACCCCCTGACCGTTCAGGACGCTTCCGATACGATCGTACACCTTACCTCGCAAACGCTGGGCACCACGCTCACTTTTCGGCGTCCGGAACGGACGGTCATTACCGTACACGACATCCTGCCTTACATGCTGCGAAACGTGCCCGAATTGAGCCACTATCGCCACCGTGCGGAGCGCTTCTTCGACTCGCTGGCCATGCGCAACCTCAACAGAGCCGATGCGATCGTCGCCGACTCGGCATATACGAAGCATACGTTGATCGACGTTCTAAATATCAGTGACGAGCGCATTCACGTCGTTCACCTCGGCATCGATCACACGCGCTTTCGCCCTCTTCCAGCGGTCGAACTTGAGAGGAAGCGATTCGGCCTGCCCAACGGCGCGCCGCTCGTGCTGTACGTCGGTTCCGAAGCGCCGCGCAAGAACTTGAGCGCGCTGGTCGACGCGTTTCAGATCGTGCGTGGCGCGCATCCCGACGCGCTGCTGGTCAAAGTCGGCCGGCCGCAGTTCGATGTCGAACGGCAGCGGCTGGTGGAACACGTTAGACGGCGCGGGCTCGCTGACAATGTCGTGTTTCTCGACGAGGTTGGATTCGACGATCTGGTGACGCTGTACAGCATCGCCGATGTGTTCGTGCTGCCATCACTGTACGAGGGTTTCGGGTTTCCAGCGCTGGAAGCCATGGCATGCGGAACGCCGGTCGTCGCCGCCAACACATCGTCTCTGCCCGAATTGGTTGGCGATGCGGCCTTGAGCGTCGACCCGCGAAGCCCGGACCATATTGCGGATGCCATCGTACGCCTGCTCGACTCCGCAGCACTGCGCGCCGACTATTCGAGGCGCGGAAGGGCGCACGTCGGCCAGTTCACATGGGAGCGGACCGCGCACAGCACGCTCGCCGTGTACACCGCGACGTTCGGCCTCGATACAGCGACGTAG
- a CDS encoding VOC family protein has translation MFGANLRGLQHIGLPVTDIVRSKAFYERLGFVEAMYRELPRRDGIVKVVMMQLDKLTLELYQLCGAELEEVRQRRSGHIDHVALDVADVDAAFRIVLEEGWSPLESEPVFLPFWENGVRYFNILGPDGERVEFNQRIV, from the coding sequence ATGTTCGGCGCCAACCTGCGAGGGCTTCAGCACATCGGCCTGCCGGTGACCGACATCGTCCGGTCGAAAGCCTTCTACGAACGTCTCGGCTTTGTCGAAGCCATGTACCGCGAATTGCCCAGACGTGACGGGATCGTGAAGGTTGTAATGATGCAGCTCGACAAGCTGACTCTCGAACTCTACCAATTGTGCGGCGCAGAGCTGGAGGAAGTTCGGCAGCGCCGGAGCGGCCACATCGACCATGTTGCGCTGGACGTTGCCGATGTCGACGCTGCATTCCGCATCGTGCTAGAAGAGGGGTGGTCTCCGCTCGAGTCCGAGCCGGTGTTTCTGCCATTTTGGGAGAATGGCGTCCGCTACTTCAATATCCTCGGGCCCGATGGCGAGCGCGTAGAGTTCAATCAGCGCATCGTTTAG